Below is a genomic region from Halobacterium sp. CBA1132.
CGACACCGTGGTCGCCGGCGACGTGACGGGGACTGTCACCGCCATCGAACTCCGGAAGACGCGCTTCCGGGTGGGCGAGGACACGGTCGTTCGCGCGAACGCCGACGTCGAGAAGAAGTGGACGAAGAAAGCCGAGTGAAGCCCGAACGCGCCGTGCTAGCGGGGCACCCGCGAGTTTATCCCGCTTCGTAGAGTACTCAGGGTATGTTCGTAGGGCACGCGACGTTCGCGTTCGGCGTCGTCGCGCTCGCTGCGGCCGGTCTGGGGGCGTCCCGTGAGCGCGCGCTCGCCCTCGGCGTGGCCGCCGGCCTGTTCGCCGCCGTCCCCGACGTCGACATGGCGTACGCCCTCGTCGGCCTCGTCGCCGTCGACCCGACGAGTCCGATGGCGCTCGCCCAGTCGTTCTGGGGCGCGTCGACGGTCGTCCACCGCGCGGTCACGCACTCGCTGGTCGTCGCCGTGCCCGCCGCCGCTGCGTTCGCGCTCGCGCCCACGCACCGCCGGATTGCCGCGACGGCGCTCGCCGCGCTCGTCGCCGTCGTCGTCGCTGTGTCCGGCCCGCTCCCCGCCGTCATCGTCGGCCTGTTCGCGGCCGGCGGCTGGCTCGTCGCGCGCGCCGCCCACGCGTACCGCGTCCGCGGCGCGAGCCTGTTCGCGGCCGCGCTCGTCGGCCTCGTCAGCCACCCGTTCGGCGACCTGTTCACCGGGAAGCCGCCGGAGCTGCTCTACCCGCTCGGCGTCACCGTCTTCGACGGCCGCGTCGCGCTCTCCGCGGACCCCACCCTCCACCTGCTCGGCGCGTTCGGCGTCGAACTGTTCGCCATCTGGCTGGGCGTCGTCGCCGCGCTCCGGTTGACCGGCCGCCGCTTCACCGACCACGTGAACCCGCGGGCGGCGTTCGGTACGGCGTACGCCCTCGCCGTGCTCGTGTTGCCGCCGCCGACAATCGACGCCTCCTACCAGTTCGTGTTCAGCGTCGTCGCCGTCGGCTTCGTCGGCGCCGTCCCGGCCCCGAGACTCGGCCAGCGCTCGCTGGCGCGGCCGTCGCTTCCCACCGCGCTCGTCACCGGATTGACCGCGGTGACGCTCGGGGGGGCCGCGTACGCTGTCGCGTACACGACGGGTCTCGCGTGACGCGGTGCGGCGGCCTCAGCACTTGTTAAGCAGGCGCCCGAATAGGCGGCCGTGGCCCGCGACTCACACCTCGCTTCGCTCGTTCGCTCCGAACGCTCGAACGCCGCGCTGTCGTGGCTGCTCGTCGCCGTCGTCGTCGCGTCCGCAGCCGAGAGCGCGCTCACTGACCCCGTCTGGGCAGCGTTCGCGCTCCTCGCCGCCGGAGTCGCCGTCATCCCGCCGGTCGCGTTCGGGAACGTCCGCGCGATGCTCCCGTGGGAAGTCCTGGCGCTCGCCGCACTCCCCGTCGTCGGGCGCGCGCTCTCGGCCACCGGGCTGACCAGCGACGTCGCGACCTACGTCGGCGTCGCCGCGCTCGCGCTCGTCGTCGCCGTCGAACTCGACGTGTTCACGCGCGTCCGATTCGCGAACTGGTTCTCGGTCGTCTTCGTCGTCGTCGCGACGATGGCGACAGCGGGCTTTCTCGCCGTGCTCGGGTGGCTCTCGGACCTCGCGCTCGGCACCACGTTCGTCCTCCCGACGCCGCCGCTGACGCCCGCAGAGGAGCACGCCGCCGTGACCGCGCTCGTGCAGGACTTCGCCGCGGCGACCGTCGCCGGCGTGCTCGCGGCAGCGGTGTTCGTCTGGTACTTCCGGCGGCGCGCGGACGCCAGCCTCCGACTCCCCGAGGAACTGGAGGGGGTCGCGGAGTGAAGCTCCGCGACCGACTCGGTATCTCCGAGCGCCGCCAGCGACAGGCGAACCGCGTCATGCAGTTCGCGCTCGCGTCGTTCGTGGCCGTCGGCGTCCTCTCGTGGAACGTCGCCGTCATCGTCAACGCCGCCGCCGCGCTCGCGGTCACGCACCTCCCTGCGGTGCTCGAACGCGACTACAGCATCCCGATGGACGCCGGCCTCACGCTGTGGATTACGACGGCGGTGTTCCTGCACGTGCTCGGCACGCTCGGCGTCCCCGGCCTCACCGACCAGTTCTACGGCCCGAGACCGCCGATTTGGTGGGACCACCTCACGCACTTCCTCTCCTCGACGGTGGTCGCCGCGGCCGGCTACGCCACTGTTCGCGCGCTCGACGAACACCACGACGACGTCGCGTTCCCGCCGAAGCTCACGTTCGTGTTCGTCGTCCTGTTCGTGATGGCACTGGGCGTCCTTTGGGAGCTGCTGGAGTACGCGGCGTGGACGCTCGGGGGCGCCGTCGGCGCGCCCGTCCTCACCATCTACGGCGTCGACGATGTCACACTCGACCTCGCGTTCAACACCGTCGGCGCGGTCGTCGTCGGCCTCTGGGGGACTGCGTACCTCGGTGCCGTCACCGACGCCGTTCGCGCGAACATCGAGGACGCCGCGCGCGAGTGACTGCGCACCTGTAGCCGGCGGGTAGCTTTATGCGGTTCGCCGGGAAACCACGACGTGATGGTGTTCAAGAAGATTCGACTCATCGGTACGAGCGAGGAGAGCTTCGACGAAGCCGCCGACGACGCAATCGACCGCGCGGAGGACACGCTGAACAACGTCAAGTGGGCGGAAGTTATCGAACAAGGCGTCGAAATAGCGGGCGTCGAGGGGCGCCAGTACCAGGTCGAAGTAGAAATCGCGTTCGAACTCGAGGACTAAGTCCGGAAGGACTCGCCGCAGCCGCACTCACTCTCGACGTTCGGGTTCTGCACGTGGAAGCCGGCGCCCTGCAGGCCACCCTCGAAGTCGAGGCGGCTGCCGCCGACGTAGTTCAGGCTCGACTGGTCGACGAACAGCCGGATACCGTTGCTCTCGAAGATCTGGTCCTCGGGCTCGGGTTCGGGTTCGAAGCGCATCCCGTAGGAGAGCCCCGCGCAGCCGCCCTGCTGGACGTACAGCCGCAGGCCCGCCTCCGAGACGTCCATGTCTTCGCCCTCCATGAGGTCGCGGGCCTGCTCGGCCGCGGCCTCCGTGGCGGTGACCACCGTGTCTCCGTCCCCGTTCTCGACGGTCGCGCTCATGTCGAATACGTTCGGGTCCCGCAGTCATAAGCGTGGTGCCACCCGACAGGGCCGCCGCGACCCGCGTCAGTCCGCGCGGTAGACGCGTCGCCCGAGTTCCGCGTACGCCGCCGCGCCGCCCGCGGTCCCGAGGAACCCGCCGGCGGCGGGGAGGGAGACGAGCGCGTCCGCAAGCAACCCGACCACGGCGAGTCCGACGAGTACGCGGACGTACTGGCCCGCGACGACATCGTTCGCGCGGCCGTAGGCTTCGCGGAGCGTCGCGCGCTCCGCGACGAGGACCGGCGGGACCGCGACCAGCACGGGCAACACCCCGAGGCCGACGACGAGCAGGTACGGGACGGCGAGCAGGAACTCCAGTTCGACGACCCACGTCACCGGCCCGAGCAGGGTAGCCGCGCCCGCGGAGACGGCGAACAGCCGAGCGTACGTCCGCGTTGTCGGCGGGTCGGCGTCCGGGAGAGCGTGCGCGAACGCGCGGCCCGCCGCGACCGCGGCCGCCGCGTGCAGGCAGGCGTACAGGACGAGCAGTTCGACCACGAAGACGGGCCGCAGGCCCACCACGGTCCCCGGCCAGAGAGACGCGGCGTGGACGCCGGTCGGGAAGCCGAGCAAGCGAACCGAGAGGTCGCCCGCGTAGAAGCCGCCGAGTTCCCGCACCGGAACCGGGTCGAGGCGGCGAACCGCGTCGAAGGCCGCGCCGACGACGCCGAGCGCGGCAAGCGGCGCGAGCGCGCGGAGACGCTGTCTCACGCCGACCCCTCCAGCGCGTACAGCCGTCCGCCAGTCGTCGCTGCGTACGCGGTCGTCCCGACGACCGACAGCGAGGCCACGCGGCCGTCGCCGCGGGTCCAGCGCCGTTCCCCGGACGCGGCGTCGAGCGCGACCACGCCGTCGGCGTCGGGGACGTAGAGCGTGCCGTCGGCGGCGACCGGCGACACCTCCTCGGTCCCCGCGGCGTGCGCCCACCGGAAATCGCCCGTGTCCGCGTCGAGCGCGACGACTGCCGTCCCGTCGTCAATGCTCCCGACCGCGTACACGCGCTCGCCGTCGGTCGTCAGGGGGGTACGGGTGTCCGTGAGCCGTCGCGCGGCGTCCTCGCGGTTGCCGCGCCACAGTTCGTCGCCACTGGCGGCGTCGAACGCGTAGACGAACTCGCGGTCGTGCGCGTAGACGACGCTCCCGGTCGCGGTCGGCGGGTAGACGTGGGTTTCGACGACCGGTGCCGTCCAGCGGTACTCGCCGGTCGAGGCGTCGAGCGCGACGAGTCCTTCCCCGAACGTCGGTACGAACACGCGGCCGCCGGCGACCGCGACCCGCGCGTCGGTGGCGCGGTGGACGGTCGTCGACCACGCGGTTTCGCCGGTCGCCGCGTCGATGGCGGCGACGGTGGACTCGTCGGCGGTCGCGACAACGTAGACGCGCCCGTCGGCGACGACCGGCGGAACCGAACTCCGGGAGAACGCGAGCAGGCGGTCGATGCGGTCCGGCTCGACGCCGGTGCGCTGCCAGCGCGTCTCGAACGCGCGCCGGAACCCGAACACGTCGAGGCCGCCGGACGGCGCTATCGCGGCGTACCCGTTCTGCGTGGCGACGACGGGCATCACGTCGCCGTACGCGGGCGCGGCCGCGAGCGCGCCGTCGAGCCAGCGGCCGTCCTCGCGGAGCTGCCAGCGGCGCTCGCCGGTCGCCGCGTCGAACGCCGAGAAACGGTCGAACGTACCGAGGTAGAGGGTGTCGCCGCGCACGAGCGGCGTCGGCACGTCGAACAGCGAGCGGACGTCGCGGTGCCACGCGACGCTCGGGTCGGTTCGCGGCCCCGGCGAGGGAGTGTGGTTCGTGCCGCCGGGGTCGTAGCGGTCCATCGGCCAGGTGTCGGCGCTCGCCGGGTCGTACTCGGGCGGGGAGCCGAGACAGCCCGCGGCGGCGCTGGCCGCACACGCGGCGAGGAAGCCGCGGCGTCGGAGGGAGGGCATCGACTGACGCGTCGTGTCCGAGCCCCGAGGGGTTTTCGGTTAGTCGTCCTCGAAGCGCGCGTCCACGCTCGCCGCGTGGGCGTCCAGCCCTTCGGCGTCCGCCAGCGTCGTCACGGTCTCCCGGAGGTCAGCGAGCGCGTCCTCGTCGAGGCGCTGGACGGTCGTCGACCGGACGAACGTGTCCACGGAGAGGCCGCCAGCGACCTTCGCCTTCCCGTTCGTCGGGAGCACGTGGTTCGTCCCGGTCGCGTAGTCGCCCGCTGCGACGGGCGCGTACGGCCCGAGGAACACCGAGCCGGCGGAGTCGATTCGGTCCAGCAGCGCCTCGTCGTCGGCGGCCTGAATCGAGAGGTGTTCGGCGGCGTACTCCTCGGCGAACAGCACGGCCTCGCTCATCGAGCGCGCGACGAACACGCCGCTGGCGTCGCTGTCCAGCGCTTCTTGGATGGTGTCGGCGCGCTCGTGCTCTCCGATGCGGGCCTCGATTTCCTCGCAGACCGCTTCGGCGGTCGCCTCGTCGTCGGTGACGGCGACGACGCTGGATTCGGGGTCGTGTTCGGCCTGCGCGAGCGCGTCCGCCGCGACGTACCCGGGGTCTGCGGTCTCGTCGGCGAGCGCGAGCAACTCCGAGGGGCCGGCGAGGAAGTCAATGTCCACGTCACCGCGGACTTCGGCCTTCGCCGCGGTGACGAACTTGTTGCCCGGCCCGACGATTTTCTGCACGCGGTCGACGGTTTCGGTGCCGTACGCCAGCGCCGCGACGGCCTGCGCGCCGCCCGCAGCGTACACGCGGTCCACGCCAGCGACGTGCATCGCCGCCAGCGTCACGGGGTTCATCTCCTCGGCGGGCGGCGTCGCGACCGCGACCTGTTCGACGCCCGCGACCTTCGCGGGAATCACGCCCATCAGCACCGACGACGGGTACGCCGCGGTGCCGCCGGGCGCGTACACGCCGACGCGCTCGATGGGGCGGAACCGCCGGCCGAGCTCGCGACCCTCGGAGAACTCGCGGCGCCAGTCCTCGGGCACCTGCGCCTCGTGGAACTCCCGGATGTTCCCGGCGGCGGCCTCGATGGCGTCCCGCGTCTCGTCGTCGAGTTCTTCGTAGGCGCGTTCGGCGTCGTCGGTGACGTCCACGTTCCCGAGTTCCACGCCGTCGAACTCGCTGGCGTACTCTCGGAGCGCCACGTCGCCCTCCGTTCGCACGCGGTCGACAATGTCCCGGACCGTCGACCGGACCGACTCCACGCCGGCCGTGCGCTCGAACAGCGCGCGGCGGCGGTCCGGCCCGAGGTCCGCGACGGCTTCGTAGTCCATACCCACCGTAGGCGCGGGCGGCGAAAAGGCGTTTCCATCCGTGTGGAGTGCACACGTATGAACTATCACACTGGGGGTACAGCGCTGGAACGGACCAGAGACGTTATCAGGCGGCTGTTCCGAGAGAGGGGCATGAACATGGGCACACTCGTCGACGACGCCGACGGCACGGCGTGGCAGCCGCTCACCGAACAGTTCTTCGCGGACTACCCGGAGCCGCTGTTCGTCGTCGACGACGACGGACACATCGTCCTCTGGAACGACGCCATCGTGGAGATGACCGGGCTCCCGCGCGAGGAAGCCGTGGGTGTGCCCGCCATCGACGTGTTCGGGACCGAGGGGCAGACCGAAACGCTCGCGGACGCCGTGATGCGTTCGGGCAGCGCGGTGCGCGAGGACACGATTCGCTCCGCGGAGATGGGCGGCCAGCAGTTGCACGCGCAAGCGTCCGCGACGCCGCTGCAGCGATCCGACGGCGACGTCGTCGGCGCGGTCGAAGTGTTGACGCTCGTGACCGACGTGGTCGAGCAGCGCGAGCGCGTCGAGCGCGTCCAAGAGACGCTCTCGGAGGAAGTCGAGGTCGCCGTCGAGGAACTGCGGGAGGCCAGCGAGGACGTCGCGCAGTCCAGCGAGGAAATACACGACCTCGCCGAGGGCCAAGCCGACGACCTCGGCGAAGTCTCCGGGGAAGTGTCGACGTTCAGCGCGACCGTCGAGGAGGTCGCCGCCAGCACCGACGAGGTCCGCCAGCAGAGCAACGAAGCCATGGAGCGCGCCCGCGAGTCGCGGGAGGCCGCCGAGCGCGTGCTCGACGCCATCGACGCGTTCGCCGAGACCGCCGAAACTGTAGAGGGGAACACCGAGCAACTCCGCGACCGCCTCGACGAAATCGACCGCGTTGTCGACGTCATCACCGACATCGCCGACCAGACGAACCTGCTGGCGCTCAACGCGAACATCGAGGCCGCGCGCGCCGGCGAGGACGGCGACGGGTTCGCGGTGG
It encodes:
- a CDS encoding metal-dependent hydrolase, with protein sequence MFVGHATFAFGVVALAAAGLGASRERALALGVAAGLFAAVPDVDMAYALVGLVAVDPTSPMALAQSFWGASTVVHRAVTHSLVVAVPAAAAFALAPTHRRIAATALAALVAVVVAVSGPLPAVIVGLFAAGGWLVARAAHAYRVRGASLFAAALVGLVSHPFGDLFTGKPPELLYPLGVTVFDGRVALSADPTLHLLGAFGVELFAIWLGVVAALRLTGRRFTDHVNPRAAFGTAYALAVLVLPPPTIDASYQFVFSVVAVGFVGAVPAPRLGQRSLARPSLPTALVTGLTAVTLGGAAYAVAYTTGLA
- a CDS encoding dodecin, with product MVFKKIRLIGTSEESFDEAADDAIDRAEDTLNNVKWAEVIEQGVEIAGVEGRQYQVEVEIAFELED
- a CDS encoding iron-sulfur cluster assembly accessory protein, with amino-acid sequence MSATVENGDGDTVVTATEAAAEQARDLMEGEDMDVSEAGLRLYVQQGGCAGLSYGMRFEPEPEPEDQIFESNGIRLFVDQSSLNYVGGSRLDFEGGLQGAGFHVQNPNVESECGCGESFRT
- a CDS encoding PQQ-binding-like beta-propeller repeat protein, producing the protein MPSLRRRGFLAACAASAAAGCLGSPPEYDPASADTWPMDRYDPGGTNHTPSPGPRTDPSVAWHRDVRSLFDVPTPLVRGDTLYLGTFDRFSAFDAATGERRWQLREDGRWLDGALAAAPAYGDVMPVVATQNGYAAIAPSGGLDVFGFRRAFETRWQRTGVEPDRIDRLLAFSRSSVPPVVADGRVYVVATADESTVAAIDAATGETAWSTTVHRATDARVAVAGGRVFVPTFGEGLVALDASTGEYRWTAPVVETHVYPPTATGSVVYAHDREFVYAFDAASGDELWRGNREDAARRLTDTRTPLTTDGERVYAVGSIDDGTAVVALDADTGDFRWAHAAGTEEVSPVAADGTLYVPDADGVVALDAASGERRWTRGDGRVASLSVVGTTAYAATTGGRLYALEGSA
- the hisD gene encoding histidinol dehydrogenase; this translates as MDYEAVADLGPDRRRALFERTAGVESVRSTVRDIVDRVRTEGDVALREYASEFDGVELGNVDVTDDAERAYEELDDETRDAIEAAAGNIREFHEAQVPEDWRREFSEGRELGRRFRPIERVGVYAPGGTAAYPSSVLMGVIPAKVAGVEQVAVATPPAEEMNPVTLAAMHVAGVDRVYAAGGAQAVAALAYGTETVDRVQKIVGPGNKFVTAAKAEVRGDVDIDFLAGPSELLALADETADPGYVAADALAQAEHDPESSVVAVTDDEATAEAVCEEIEARIGEHERADTIQEALDSDASGVFVARSMSEAVLFAEEYAAEHLSIQAADDEALLDRIDSAGSVFLGPYAPVAAGDYATGTNHVLPTNGKAKVAGGLSVDTFVRSTTVQRLDEDALADLRETVTTLADAEGLDAHAASVDARFEDD
- a CDS encoding methyl-accepting chemotaxis protein; protein product: MNMGTLVDDADGTAWQPLTEQFFADYPEPLFVVDDDGHIVLWNDAIVEMTGLPREEAVGVPAIDVFGTEGQTETLADAVMRSGSAVREDTIRSAEMGGQQLHAQASATPLQRSDGDVVGAVEVLTLVTDVVEQRERVERVQETLSEEVEVAVEELREASEDVAQSSEEIHDLAEGQADDLGEVSGEVSTFSATVEEVAASTDEVRQQSNEAMERARESREAAERVLDAIDAFAETAETVEGNTEQLRDRLDEIDRVVDVITDIADQTNLLALNANIEAARAGEDGDGFAVVADEVKELAEQSQSEVGEIEALVDDIKADSRETAESVADATDLVADAREAAEALVENQREIETLVRETAEGMDEIANATDDQAASAEEIATVVDDVAEETASLAAAHEQQTAMLADIEAAIEDAERELDEE